From the genome of Geminocystis herdmanii PCC 6308, one region includes:
- a CDS encoding type II toxin-antitoxin system YoeB family toxin, whose product MKISFLDDGWHDYLYWQNQDKKTLRNYVEKAEITTND is encoded by the coding sequence ATGAAAATTTCTTTTTTAGACGACGGTTGGCATGATTATTTGTATTGGCAAAATCAAGATAAAAAAACCTTAAGAAATTATGTTGAAAAAGCTGAAATTACCACCAATGATTAA
- a CDS encoding type II toxin-antitoxin system Phd/YefM family antitoxin: MDAITYTQARKNFTCVMNQVCENHAPIIITRQSENLVVIMSLEDYSSMEETLYLLRSPKNAQRLYKALGELKHGKYESHELIEEE, encoded by the coding sequence ATGGATGCAATCACTTATACTCAAGCTAGGAAAAACTTTACTTGTGTAATGAATCAGGTTTGCGAAAATCATGCTCCAATTATCATTACTCGTCAATCAGAAAACCTTGTAGTAATAATGTCCCTTGAGGATTATAGCTCGATGGAAGAAACATTGTATTTATTACGAAGTCCCAAAAATGCTCAACGACTTTATAAAGCATTAGGAGAATTAAAACACGGAAAATACGAAAGCCATGAGTTAATCGAAGAAGAATAA